The Streptomyces taklimakanensis nucleotide sequence GCTCGTACTCGGCGCGCAGCGGGACGCGCCGCAGCAGTTCGACCGCGGCGTCGCGGTCGGTGAAGTCGAACCGGTCGAGCGCGATCGGCTCGGTGTCGTCGGGCCCGCCCCAGAAGGCGGCGCGCGCGACGACCTCGCCGTCGCGCAGGGCCACCCAGGTCCACTCGGGCCGGTACTCGCCGCCCTCGGCGACGGTGGCGTACGGCCGCCCCAGCACGGACCGGCCGACCAGTTCGGCGGTGGGGTCGGACAGGGAGGCGAACAGCTCGCGCGCCTCGCCCGGGGCGAGCGCGCGGACGACCGGTGAGGTCGGAGACGTCATGGAGGATCCTTCGGAGGACGCGGACGTCACCGCGCTCCCGTCAGGGAAAGGACGCCCGGCGGACAGGGCGGGAGCGCGCGACGGCAGATGTGTGGACGACGTACACGGCTGTCACCTCCCTCTTCCGGTCCCGGGGCGTGGCGACAACCCAACCGGACCGGACGGCGGGTGTCCACTCCTTTTCCGCGCCCCCGCGCCGGTGGGGCGCGAGCTGGACAGCCCCGCCCCGGGACCGGAGAATGACCGGTCATGGCGTCTCTGGAGTTCCGGGCGGTACCACCGCGCCCGTCGGACGAGGAACGGGAGCGTGCCATGGAGGTGCTGCGCGACGGCGCGGTCGAGGGCCGGGTCTCGCAGCACACGTTCGAGAGCCGGATGGAGATCGTCCTCACCGCCCGCAGCTCCGCCGAGATCGAGGCCGCGCTGCACGACCTGCGTCCCGGCCCGTCCGAGCCCGCGGTCCTGCGGGCCGTCGGCGCGGTCTCCGCGCTGCCGGGGCGGCTGCGGCGGGCCTGGCGGACGGCACGGCTGCCGGAACTGCTCCTGCCGCCGCCCGGACCGTACCCGATGAGCATCGGTCGGGCCCCCGGCTCGATGCTCCGGCTCAACGACGAGACGGTCTCCCGGACCCACGCGCAGCTCCACGCCTCGGCGCGGGGCTGGGTGCTGCGCGACCTCGGCTCGTCCAACGGCACGTGGGTCAACGGGCGCCGGGTGACCGGGTCGGTGAGCGTGCGTCCGGGGGACCACGTGCGGTTCGGGCGGGCCGGTTTCCGCCTGAGCGGTCGCTGACCCGCCCTCACCTCCCCGCGCGTCCGTCGCGCCGCCGCCCGGCCGGCTCCGGACGCGGGCGTCGGTGCCGCCGTGGGCGGGCGAGGCGTTCCACGGGCTGTCCACCCGCCGGCTGGCGGGGCCGGGCCGAAGCGAACGGTCCGGCGGTGGAGGGTGGTGTCGCCGTTGTCGGTGACGGTCACCTCGCCCTGGCAGCCGCTGCCCCGGTCGTCGACCTTGCGGACGACGGCGGCGCAGGTGCCCGGCGGGGCCGGAACGTTTCTCCCCTTCGACGTGTCAGAGGGGCAGCGGGTCCCGCGCCAACAGGGCGACGGGCCGCTCCTCCAACAACTCCGCCACGGCGGTGCGCCCCTCGACCTTCCGACCGTCCCAGGCCTCCCGCCACCGCCCCGGCGGCAGCTCCAGCACCGTGTCCCGCCAGCCGCCCGACTCAGCCAGCCGCAGCGACAGCCGGGTGGCCACCGCGACGACCGCCCCGGAGCGCACGAACGCCACGCAGTGCCCGGCCGCCGGCCCCTCGGCCCGCAGCGGCTCGTACGACGCCCGCGCGCCGAACCACTCCGGGTGCTCCCGCCGCAACCGCAGCACCGCCCCGGTCAGCCGCAGCTTCTCCTCCGACAGACGCTCGGACAACCCGTCGGGCGCCTCCTCGCGCCCCTCCGCGCTCTCCGGCGCGCCCGGCCGGAAGGGCGGGTACTGCGGCAGCCGCCGGTTGTCGGGGTCCACCAGCGCGACGTGGAGCCGTTCGCTGCCCAGATAGACGTCCGGCACGCCCGGCATCGCCAGGTGCAGCAGCGCCGCGCCGAGCACGTTGGCCCGCACCGCCTCCGCCACCTCCCGCGCGAACTCCGCGACCGTGTACAGCGGCGGCCCGCTCGGACCGGCCGCCGCGAACCGCTCGACGGCCTCCTCGTACGCCACGTCCGGCTCCGTCCAGGTGGTGCGCAGCCCCGTCTCCCGCACGGCCTTCAGCAGCGCGGGCACCAACCGCTCCTGGTACGGGAAGCCCATCCCGTACGCCGTCTGCCAGGCCACCCACGCCAGGTGGCGGTCGGGCGCCTCCACTCCCGCGGTGCGCGAGGTCTCCTCCGTCACCCGCTCCAACAGCTCCGCCCACCGGCCGGGGCACTCGCTCAGCACCGCGATCGCCGCCCGCACGTCCGCGCTCCGCTTGGTGTCGTGCGTGGACAGCACCGTGCCCGTGGTCGGCCAGTCGCGCTGGAGACGGGCGCAGTAGGCGTGGAACTCCTCCGGCGTCACCTGCGGGCGCCCCGGGTCCCCGCCGACCTCGGTCGCCGACAGCAGCGGCGCGTAGCGGTAGAAGGCGGTGTCCTCCTCCGACTTCGCCCGCAGCGCCGCACCGACCTGGGCGAACCGCGCGCAGAAGTCGCGCTGCGCCTCCCCGTCGCCCAGCCGGCCCAACGCCAGGTCCCGCACCACGTCCACCGAGGCCGCCTCCTCCGGCACGGCGAACGCCTCCCGCGCGCCCTCCGCCGCCTCCTCCAGCATCGCCCGGTCCTCCGCGCTCACCGGGCCGCCCACGGTGACGTACGGCCGGTACACCGGCAGCCGGACGAGCACCTCCCGGATCGCGGTGCGCAGCGCCCAGGGGGCGTGGTCGCGCAGCGCCGCGCCGGGGGCGGCCTCGCACACCGCGACGGCCGCACGGGTGAGCCGTTCGACCTCGGCGGCCAGGTCGCGGGTGACGACCTCCCGCGCGGCCCGCCGCACCGTCGGCTCCCACCCGCCGCCGGCGTCGGGGGCGACACCGGTGAAGCGGCGGTACACCTCGGTCAGCTCCGCCAGGCCCGCCGGATCCACGAACAGCCCGTCGATGTGGCGGAGCGCGTCGTAGCCGGTGGTTCCGGCGACCGGCCAGGAGACCGGAAGCCGCTCACCGGCGCCCAGGATCTTCTCCACCACCGTCCAGACGCCGCCGGTCTCCCCCTCCAGCCGCAGCAGGTACGCACCCGGATCGGCCAGTCCGTCCGGGTGGTCGATCCGCAGGCCACCGACGACGCCTTCCCGCACCAACCGCAGGACGCACGCGTGGGTGGCGGCGAAGACCTCCGGATCCTCCACGCGGACACCGATCAGGTCGGAGATGGTGAAGAACCGCCGGTAGTTCAGCTCGGTGCGGGCCAGGCGCCACCAGGCCAGCCGGTAGTGCTGGGCGTCCAGCAGCTCGGGCAGCGGCAGGTGCTCGGTGCCCTCGCGCAGCGGAAAGCGGTGGTCGTGGTAGACCAGGGTGCCGCCCCGCACCGACATCGACCCGATCTCGTCGCCCAGCCGCCCGCCGAGCACCGGCAGCAGCACGCGGCCGCCGCCCGCCTCCCAGTCGATGTCGAACCAGCGGGCGTACCGACAGGAGCGGCCCTCGCGCAGCACCTCCCACAGGGCCCTGTTCAGGTCCTCGGGGACGGGCACGCCCATGTGGTTGGGGACGATGTCGAGGACGAGGCCCATCCCGTGCTCCCGGGCGGTGCGCGCCAGCGACCGCAGGCCCTCCTCGCCGCCCAGTTCCTCGCGGACCCGGGCGTGCCCGGTCACGTCGTAGCCGTGCGAGGAGCCGGGCGGGGCCTCCAGCACCGGCGACAGGTGCAGATGGGAGACGCCGAGCGCGGCGAGGTGGGGCACCACCCGCTCGGCGGCGGCGAACGGGAACCCCGGCTGGAGCTGGAGCCGGTAGGTGGCGGTCGGCACGGCGGGCGGCGGGGAGGTCATACAGCAGCATGTTCCCGGCGCGGGGACACCGAACCCGCCGCCTGTCGGGGGACGCGACCGGCCCCGAAAGCCGCCGGCCGCGCCGAACGGGTGGTCAGGCGGGCCGCTGGAGCACCGTCAGACTGCGGTCCACCAGGGTGACCCGGGCCCCGGCCGCCACCATGGGGCCGGTGCCGGGCGGCACGCCGTCCTCCCGCGCGGTGTCCACCACCACCTGCCACTCCTTGCCGTGGCCGACGGGCACGGTGAACTCGCGCGGCGTCGGTTGGGCGTTGAACATCAGCAGGAACGAGTCGTCGGTGATCCGCTCGCCGCGCTCGCCCGGCTCGGAGATCGCGTTGCCGTTGAGGAACACCGTCAGCGCCCTGGCCTGCGCCTCCTGCCAGTCCCGCTGCGTCATCTCCTCGCCCTCGGGGGTGAACCAGGCGATGTCGGACAGCTCGTCGTGGGTGCCCTCCACCGGCCGCCCGTGGAAGAAGCGCCGCCGCCTGAAGGCCGGGTGGTCGCGGCGCATCCCGACCATGGCCTGCACGAACTCGCACAGCGGATGCTTCTCGCCCGGCTCGGGCCAGTGCACCCACGACAGCTCGCCGTCCTGACAGTAGGCGTTGTTGTTGCCCCTCTGGGTGCGGGCGAACTCGTCACCGTGGCTGAGCATCGGCACGCCCTGGGAGAGCAGCAGGGTGGCGATGAAGTTGCGCATCTGCCGGCCGCGCAGGGCGAGCACGTCCTCGTCGTCGGTGTCGCCCTCGACCCCGCAGTTCCACGAGCGGTTGTGGCTCTCGCCGTCCCGGTTGTCCTCGCCGTTGTCCTCGTTGTGCTTCTCGTTGTACGACACCAGGTCGTGGAGGGTGAAGCCGTCGTGGCAGGTGACGAAGTTGATCGAGGCCAGCGGGCGCCGCCCGTCGTCCTGGTACAGGTCGGAGGAGCCGGTCAGCCGGGAGGCGAACTCCGCCAGGGTGCGCGGTTCGCCCCGCCACAGGTCCCGCACGGTGTCCCGGTAGCGGCCGTTCCACTCCGTCCACAGCGGTGGGAAGTTCCCCACCTGGTAGCCGCCCTCGCCCACGTCCCACGGTTCGGCGATCAGCTTCACCTGACTGACCACCGGATCCTGCTGCACCAGGTCGAAGAACGACGACAGCCGGTCCACCTCGTGGAACTGGCGCGCCAGGGTGGCCGCCAGGTCGAAGCGGAAGCCGTCCACATGCATCTCGGTGACCCAGTAGCGCAGCGAGTCCATGATCAACTGGAGGACGTGCGGGGAGCGCATCAGCAGCGAGTTGCCGGTGCCGGTGGTGTCCATGTAGTACCGGGGATCGTCCGTCAGCCGGTAGTACGAGACGTTGTCCAGCCCCCGGAAGGAGAGGGTGGGCCCCAGGTGGTTGCCCTCGGCGGTGTGGTTGTAGACCACGTCGAGGATCACCTCGATGCCGGCCTGGTGGAGCGCCTTGACCGCCTGCTTGAACTCCAGCACCTGCTGGCCCCGGTCGCCCCAGGAGGCGTAGGCGTTGTGCGGGGCGAAGAAGCCGATGGTGTTGTAGCCCCAGTAGTTCGTCAGCCCGGCGTCGGCCAGCCGGTGGTCGGTGACGAACTGGTGCACCGGCATCAGCTCCAGCGCGGTGACGCCCAGCTTCGTCAGGTGCTCGATCACCGCCGGGTGGCCGAGTGCCGCGTAGGTGCCGCGCAGGTCCTCCGGCAGCTCCGGATGGAGCATGGTCAGACCCTTGACGTGGGCCTCGTAGATGACCGTCTGGTGGTAGTCCGTGCGCGGCGGACGGTCGTCCCCCCAGTCGAAGTAGGGGTTGACCACCACCGACGCCATGGTGTGCGGCGCCGAGTCCAGGTCGTTGCGCCGTTCGGGGTCGTCGAAGTGGTAGCCGTAGACCGCCTCGTCCCAGTCGATCGCCCTGCTCATCGCCCGGGCGTAGGGGTCGAGCAGCAGCTTGGCGCTGTTGCACCGCTTGCCCTTCTCCGGCTCGTACGGCCCGTGCACGCGGAAGCCGTACCGCTGGCCGGGCATCACGCCCGGCAGATAGGCGTGCCGCACGAACGCGTCGGACTCGCGCAGCTCGACGGCCGTCTCCGATCCGTCGTCGTGCAGCAGACACAACTCGATGCGTTCCGCCGCCTCCGAGAACACGGCGAAGTTCGTGCCCGCCCCGTCGTAGGTGGCACCGAGGGGATAGGCCCGTCCCGGCCAGACCTGCATGTCGACTCTTCCTGTTGCGGTCTTCCAACCGTTACCCGTTTTCGCTGAATCCTTGCCTGGATCCTTGCGCAGGAAGGGCGCCGGGGACGAACACACCATCCATCTTCCCCCGGATGAGCGTACGGGCAAAGGAACTTGGTCGGGGCATACTGCTGCGGTCCCGCCGGAGGGGGCAGTAGGCTCCTTGATCGAATCAGCGGGTCCGGAAGGCGGTGCACAGGTGAGCTCGGGAGGGCTTGAGCTCCCCCCAGGTGAGAGCGGCGGGGGCGAGAGCGGTGCCGCCGGCCCGCCCGGAACGCCGCCCGGCACGGTGTCCCTGACCCGTCCCATGGAGATCGGGGCGGACCTGGCGTGGGACGCCGGCGACTGGGCCGAGGTGCGGCAGCGCGCCCAGCGGGCGGGGCGGGCGTACATCTGGCTCAACCTCGTCGAGCAGCGGTTGCGGGCGGTCGTCGCGGCGGTGCTGCGACCGATCTACGAGCCGGTGCACGGTGAGGAGTGGGTTGTGGCGGCGGCCGGACCGGCCGGTCAGGAGTGGGTCCAGCGGGCCGTGGCCGTGCGGGAGGTCAGCCGCCGCAAGGGCTACCTGCTGGACCCGGCCGACGACACGCTGCTGTCCTTCCTGACGCTTCCGCAGCTGCGCGAGCTGGTGGTGCAGCACTGGCCCTGCTTCGAGCCGTACTTCGAGGGGCGGCGCGAACTGGAGCTGGCGCTGGACGAGCTGGAGGTGGCCCGCAGCGCCGTGGCGCGCAACCGCGCGCTGACCCCGGCCGTCCTCGCCCAGGCCGAGCGGATCTCCGCCCGGCTGCTGGACCTGTTGGGCGCCGGCCGGGACGTCCCCTCCGCCCACCGACTGCCGGTGGACGCGGTGGAGGAGCTGGTCGGGGACCGCTTCGCCGACGTCGTCGGCGTCCACCCGGACCGGGTGCGCCTCCAGCGGCAGCTTCCGGCCGAGGACCTGTTCGGCGGGGCGCGCCGGCTGGACGCCATCGGCATAGGTCTCAACCTGCTCGTCCAGAACTACTCCGGGCGGCGACTGGTGCGGCTGGCCGAGGCGGGCTGCCGGGTGCGACTGCTCTTCCTCAACCCGGCCAGCAGCACGATGCGGCGCCGGGAGCGGGAGCTGGGCCTGAAGAAGGGCGAGCTGAGCCGTTCGGTGGAGACGAACATCCTCCACGTGCGCCGGGTCCGCGCCCGGCTGCGCGACACCGACGCCTTCCAGATCCACGTCTTCGACGAGACCCCCCGCTTCACCGCCTACCTCGTCGACGGCGACGGACCGGACGGCGTCGCGGTGGTCCAGTCGTACCTGCGCCGCACCCGGGGCATGGAGGCCCCGGTGTTCGTGCTGCGCGGCGGCGGACGGGACCTGGTCCACGGCGGCCCGGGGGGCCCGGCGGGGGAGGGCGGCGAGCACGGGTTGTTCCACCTGTACCGGGAGGAGTTCGAGTCGGCCTGGACGGACTCGCGCCCGGTCTCCTGACGGGCCCGGGGCTGCCGGGCCCGTCGGACGGCGGGGCGAAAAACGGGTGCGCCGGCCGTGCGGCCCGCCCTAGGTTCGTCCCATGACCGCCCCCCGCACGGCCGGAGCCCCGGCCCACATCGCCATGTTCAGCATCGCCGCGGCGGGTCACGTGAACCCGTCCCTGGAAGTGATTCGGGAACTCGTTCGGCGGGGACACCGGGTCACCTACGCCATCCCGCCCTCCTACGCGGAGAAGATCGCGACCACCGGCGCCGAGCCGAAGACCTACACCTCCACCCTGCCGACCGACGACGACCCCGACGCCTGGGGCACGGAGCTCATCGACAACGTCGAGCCCTTCCTGGACGACGCCATCCAGGCGCTGCCGCAGCTCGCGAAGGCGTACGAGGGCGACGAGCCCGACCTCGTCCTGGCCGACATCACCTCCTACCCCGCCCGCGTCCTCGCCCACCGCTGGGGCGTGCCCCACGTCCAGCTCTCGCCGAACCTCGTCGCCTGGGAGGGCTACGAGGAGGAGGTGGCCGAGCCGATGTACGCCGAGCTCAAGCGCGACCCGCGCGGCATCGCCTACCACGAGCGCTTCGAGCGCTGGCTGGCCGAGAACGGCGTCCGGGCGGACCCGGACCGCTTCGTGGGCCGTCCCGACCGCTGTCTGGTGCTGATTCCCCGGGTACTCCAGCCCAACGCCGACCGGGTGAACGAGGACGTGTACACCTTCGTCGGCGCCTGCCAGGGCGACCGCGCCGACGAGGGGGAGTGGAAGCGCCCGGCCGGGGCCGAGAAGGTGCTGCTGGTCTCCCTCGGCTCCGCCTTCACCAAGGAGCCCGCCTTCTACCGCGAGTGCGTCGCCGCCTTCGGCGACCTGCCCGGCTGGCACGTCGTCCTCCAGATCGGCAAGCACGTCGACCCGTCCGAACTCGACCCCGACGGCCGTGGCCTGCCGGACGGCGTCGAGGTGCACTCCTGGGTGCCGCAGTTGGCGATCCTCAAGCAGGCCGACGCGTTCGTCACCCACGCGGGCGCCGGCGGCAGCCAGGAGGGCCTGGCCTGCGGGGTGCCCATGGTGGCCGTACCGCAGGCGGTGGACCAGTTCGGCAACGCCGAGATCCTCCAGAGCCTGGGCGTGGCCCGGCACCTGCCCAAGGAGGAGGCCACCGCCGCCGCGCTCCGCGCCGCCGTGACGGAGCTGGTCGACGATCCCGCCGTCGCCGAGCGGCTGCGCGCGATCCGGGCGGAGATGGCGGCCGAGGGCGGCACCCGGCGGGCGGCCGACCTGATCGAGGCGGAGCTGTCCCGAGCCGGCCGGCGGCCGGCACGGTGACCGTTGTCACACCCCGCCGCCAGACTGGGGGCATGGAACGGTACGCGGCGCTGCTGCGCGGGGTCAACGTCGGCGGGAACAGGAAGGTGCCCATGGCCGAGCTGCGCGAGGTGATGGCGGGGCTCGGCTGGGAGGACGCGCGGACCTACCTCAACAGCGGGAACGCCGTCTTCGCCGCCGGCGAGCGGGGCACCGCCGAGTTGGCGGCCGAGCTGGAGGCGGCGATCGCCGACCGCTTCGGCTTCCCCGTCCCCTGCCTGGTCCGCACCGCCGGCGAGCTGCGCGCGGCGGTCGGCGCCTGCCCGTACCCGACCGCCGACATCGACCCGACCGGGCTGCTGGTCCTCTTCCTGGACCGCGCCCCGGACACCGGCCGGCTCGCGGCGGTGGACGCGGCGGCGTACGCACCCGACGAGTTCCGGGTGGGGGAGCGCGAGCTGTACTGCCGGTTCCCGGACGGCATGGGCCGCAGCAGGCTGCCCGCCGCCCTGGAGGCGGCCTGTCGAGGCCGCACCGTCACCGGCCGCAACTGGCGCACGGTCACCCGGTTGCTGGACCGGGTCTCCTGACGGGCGACCGGGCACCCGGCCGGGCGGGTGTGCCCACCCGGCCGCCGGGCACCCGTGTCGGGGCACGGAGCAGCACGGAGCAGACCGACCGGGAGGACGACCGTGGAGAGCGCAGCGCAGGAGGAAAGGACCAGGATCGTCCTGCGTCCCACCGCGACCCCGCTGCCCCTGGGCTTCCTCGCCCTGGGCTTCGCCACCTTCCTCTTCGCCGCGCTCCAGCTCGGCTGGCTCCAGCCGTCCGAGGGACGCCTGGTGGCCGTGGCCGTGCTGGTGCTGACCGTGCCGCTGCAGCTGATGACGTCCGTGGTCGGCTTCCTGACCCGGGATCCCGGCACGGGCACGGGGATGGGTGTGCTGGCGGGCACCTGGGCCGTCGCCGCGGCCGGCACGGCCCTGACGCCTCCCGGCTCGCACAGCGACGTGCTGGGACTGGCGCTGCTCGCCTCCGCCGTCGCCCTGCTGGTGGCGGCCGCGGCGGACACCGGCAAACTCCTGGCGGCTGCCGTCGTGGCACTGGCGGCGGTCCGCTTCGCCGTCACCGGGATCGCCGAACTGACCGCCTCGTCCGGCTGGGAGCGGGCCGCCGGGGTCGTCGGCCTGGTGCTGGCGGCCCTGGCCTGCTATGCCGCCCTCGGCTTCCTCCTGGAGAACGCGTGGGGACGGACCGTGCTGCCGGTGCTGCGGAAGGAGCCGGTCGGGGACGAGCCCGGGGTGCGGCCGCGGTTGTGAGCGCGGTTGTGAGCGCGGCCCGGCCGCCGGTTCACGCGCTGACGGGCACGTCCCCGTACGCCGGCCGGCGCTCCGCCGCCTCGTCGTAGCGCCGGCCCATCAGCTCCGCCAGCTCCGGCGCGTCGCCCAGCACCGGTGCCAGCAGGTCGGCGCCCGCCTCACGGGCCCCGGCGGCGATGCGGTCCGGCAGGAAACCCGGCGCGATGACGTACGGCGCGACGGCCACGCGCCGCACGCCCGCCGCGCGCAGCTCCCGCACCGCGTCGGCGGTGCGGGGAAGGGATGCGGAGGCGAACGCAGGCCGCACGGCGCACCAACCGGAGGTGTGCCGCCACTCCCGCGCGATATCAGCGATCACTGCGATCGCCTCCGGGTCACTGGAGCCCGCCGAGGCCAGGACGACCCCGGTCGAGCCCTCGTCGCCGGGCCGTAGCCCGGCCCGGCGCAGCCGCCGTTCCAGGGCGCCGGTCAGCAGGGGGTCCGGGCCCAGGACCGCGGCCTGGCGCACCGACAGCCGCGGCAGTCGGACGGCCGCCTCGCCCAGTACCCCCGGGATGTCCGTCTTGGCGTGGAAGGCGCGGTTGAGCAGCAGGGGGAGAGCCACCACCCGTCGCGCGCCCTCCTCGTGGAGACGGGCGAGCGCCTGCGACACCGACGGCGCGTTGAAGTCCAGGTGGCCGACGGCGACCCGCAGCTCGGGGCGGAGCCGCCGCAGCCGGGCGCACAGCCTCGCCACGGTCGCCGCGTGGCGGGGGTCGCGGCTGCCGTGGGCGACGACCAGCAGGGCCGGCCGCTCACCGGGGACGCCGGGCGCGTCCGGCGAGGACGAGGGCGGGGAGGAAGCGGAGGGGAGGCGGAGGGCTCGCGCGGTTTTCACGGTTTCCACGGTTCCGCTCACCTCCGGGCCGCGGCCAGCCCGCGGTCGTGCAGCACCCGGCGCTCCACCGGGGAGAACAGGGCGGACTCCACGGCCACGCCGACGGCCAGGATCAGCACCACCGAGGCCAGGACCAGGCCCATCTCGCCACTCTGCCGGCCGGTGTCCAGCATCCGGCCGATGCCGGGCAGCGGGGTCGCCGTGATCAGCTCGGCCGTCATCAGGGCCCGCCAGCCGAACGTCCAGCCCTGCCGCAGCGCCGCCACGAAGCCGGGCAGGGCGGCGGGCACCAGGACGTGTACG carries:
- a CDS encoding DUF1697 domain-containing protein codes for the protein MERYAALLRGVNVGGNRKVPMAELREVMAGLGWEDARTYLNSGNAVFAAGERGTAELAAELEAAIADRFGFPVPCLVRTAGELRAAVGACPYPTADIDPTGLLVLFLDRAPDTGRLAAVDAAAYAPDEFRVGERELYCRFPDGMGRSRLPAALEAACRGRTVTGRNWRTVTRLLDRVS
- the mgt gene encoding macrolide-inactivating glycosyltransferase, translated to MTAPRTAGAPAHIAMFSIAAAGHVNPSLEVIRELVRRGHRVTYAIPPSYAEKIATTGAEPKTYTSTLPTDDDPDAWGTELIDNVEPFLDDAIQALPQLAKAYEGDEPDLVLADITSYPARVLAHRWGVPHVQLSPNLVAWEGYEEEVAEPMYAELKRDPRGIAYHERFERWLAENGVRADPDRFVGRPDRCLVLIPRVLQPNADRVNEDVYTFVGACQGDRADEGEWKRPAGAEKVLLVSLGSAFTKEPAFYRECVAAFGDLPGWHVVLQIGKHVDPSELDPDGRGLPDGVEVHSWVPQLAILKQADAFVTHAGAGGSQEGLACGVPMVAVPQAVDQFGNAEILQSLGVARHLPKEEATAAALRAAVTELVDDPAVAERLRAIRAEMAAEGGTRRAADLIEAELSRAGRRPAR
- the treY gene encoding malto-oligosyltrehalose synthase; its protein translation is MTSPPPAVPTATYRLQLQPGFPFAAAERVVPHLAALGVSHLHLSPVLEAPPGSSHGYDVTGHARVREELGGEEGLRSLARTAREHGMGLVLDIVPNHMGVPVPEDLNRALWEVLREGRSCRYARWFDIDWEAGGGRVLLPVLGGRLGDEIGSMSVRGGTLVYHDHRFPLREGTEHLPLPELLDAQHYRLAWWRLARTELNYRRFFTISDLIGVRVEDPEVFAATHACVLRLVREGVVGGLRIDHPDGLADPGAYLLRLEGETGGVWTVVEKILGAGERLPVSWPVAGTTGYDALRHIDGLFVDPAGLAELTEVYRRFTGVAPDAGGGWEPTVRRAAREVVTRDLAAEVERLTRAAVAVCEAAPGAALRDHAPWALRTAIREVLVRLPVYRPYVTVGGPVSAEDRAMLEEAAEGAREAFAVPEEAASVDVVRDLALGRLGDGEAQRDFCARFAQVGAALRAKSEEDTAFYRYAPLLSATEVGGDPGRPQVTPEEFHAYCARLQRDWPTTGTVLSTHDTKRSADVRAAIAVLSECPGRWAELLERVTEETSRTAGVEAPDRHLAWVAWQTAYGMGFPYQERLVPALLKAVRETGLRTTWTEPDVAYEEAVERFAAAGPSGPPLYTVAEFAREVAEAVRANVLGAALLHLAMPGVPDVYLGSERLHVALVDPDNRRLPQYPPFRPGAPESAEGREEAPDGLSERLSEEKLRLTGAVLRLRREHPEWFGARASYEPLRAEGPAAGHCVAFVRSGAVVAVATRLSLRLAESGGWRDTVLELPPGRWREAWDGRKVEGRTAVAELLEERPVALLARDPLPL
- a CDS encoding GPR1/FUN34/YaaH family transporter; this translates as MESAAQEERTRIVLRPTATPLPLGFLALGFATFLFAALQLGWLQPSEGRLVAVAVLVLTVPLQLMTSVVGFLTRDPGTGTGMGVLAGTWAVAAAGTALTPPGSHSDVLGLALLASAVALLVAAAADTGKLLAAAVVALAAVRFAVTGIAELTASSGWERAAGVVGLVLAALACYAALGFLLENAWGRTVLPVLRKEPVGDEPGVRPRL
- a CDS encoding DUF1707 and FHA domain-containing protein, yielding MASLEFRAVPPRPSDEERERAMEVLRDGAVEGRVSQHTFESRMEIVLTARSSAEIEAALHDLRPGPSEPAVLRAVGAVSALPGRLRRAWRTARLPELLLPPPGPYPMSIGRAPGSMLRLNDETVSRTHAQLHASARGWVLRDLGSSNGTWVNGRRVTGSVSVRPGDHVRFGRAGFRLSGR
- the glgX gene encoding glycogen debranching protein GlgX, which produces MQVWPGRAYPLGATYDGAGTNFAVFSEAAERIELCLLHDDGSETAVELRESDAFVRHAYLPGVMPGQRYGFRVHGPYEPEKGKRCNSAKLLLDPYARAMSRAIDWDEAVYGYHFDDPERRNDLDSAPHTMASVVVNPYFDWGDDRPPRTDYHQTVIYEAHVKGLTMLHPELPEDLRGTYAALGHPAVIEHLTKLGVTALELMPVHQFVTDHRLADAGLTNYWGYNTIGFFAPHNAYASWGDRGQQVLEFKQAVKALHQAGIEVILDVVYNHTAEGNHLGPTLSFRGLDNVSYYRLTDDPRYYMDTTGTGNSLLMRSPHVLQLIMDSLRYWVTEMHVDGFRFDLAATLARQFHEVDRLSSFFDLVQQDPVVSQVKLIAEPWDVGEGGYQVGNFPPLWTEWNGRYRDTVRDLWRGEPRTLAEFASRLTGSSDLYQDDGRRPLASINFVTCHDGFTLHDLVSYNEKHNEDNGEDNRDGESHNRSWNCGVEGDTDDEDVLALRGRQMRNFIATLLLSQGVPMLSHGDEFARTQRGNNNAYCQDGELSWVHWPEPGEKHPLCEFVQAMVGMRRDHPAFRRRRFFHGRPVEGTHDELSDIAWFTPEGEEMTQRDWQEAQARALTVFLNGNAISEPGERGERITDDSFLLMFNAQPTPREFTVPVGHGKEWQVVVDTAREDGVPPGTGPMVAAGARVTLVDRSLTVLQRPA
- a CDS encoding SAV2148 family HEPN domain-containing protein is translated as MSSGGLELPPGESGGGESGAAGPPGTPPGTVSLTRPMEIGADLAWDAGDWAEVRQRAQRAGRAYIWLNLVEQRLRAVVAAVLRPIYEPVHGEEWVVAAAGPAGQEWVQRAVAVREVSRRKGYLLDPADDTLLSFLTLPQLRELVVQHWPCFEPYFEGRRELELALDELEVARSAVARNRALTPAVLAQAERISARLLDLLGAGRDVPSAHRLPVDAVEELVGDRFADVVGVHPDRVRLQRQLPAEDLFGGARRLDAIGIGLNLLVQNYSGRRLVRLAEAGCRVRLLFLNPASSTMRRRERELGLKKGELSRSVETNILHVRRVRARLRDTDAFQIHVFDETPRFTAYLVDGDGPDGVAVVQSYLRRTRGMEAPVFVLRGGGRDLVHGGPGGPAGEGGEHGLFHLYREEFESAWTDSRPVS
- a CDS encoding sirohydrochlorin chelatase, with protein sequence MLVVAHGSRDPRHAATVARLCARLRRLRPELRVAVGHLDFNAPSVSQALARLHEEGARRVVALPLLLNRAFHAKTDIPGVLGEAAVRLPRLSVRQAAVLGPDPLLTGALERRLRRAGLRPGDEGSTGVVLASAGSSDPEAIAVIADIAREWRHTSGWCAVRPAFASASLPRTADAVRELRAAGVRRVAVAPYVIAPGFLPDRIAAGAREAGADLLAPVLGDAPELAELMGRRYDEAAERRPAYGDVPVSA